The Vanacampus margaritifer isolate UIUO_Vmar chromosome 15, RoL_Vmar_1.0, whole genome shotgun sequence genome contains the following window.
CAAGGGCCTGGATAACACAAGGTTTCAAGGTAAGCTTAGTCGATTctgcaaataaaatatatattaatttgtagaatagtttttttcctcTGAGAGGTCCAGATGAAGCTGGGGTGTAAATGATTCACTCCCTCCAAATGGCCCGTGACACCTAGTGGTCAGTCGCAGTTATAGCTAAAGATTTTGCATGATGGTAACAGGTTTGTACTTTGAACTCGTCAAGTATTTCAATTAAATACAGTGTAACAttgcagaaaaacaacaacacattcatGATCCAAATATGAAGCCTCCGTGTTAATATATCTTCTGTCTTCTCTCTCGTCCAGGACAAAACATCCATGTTCAGCTATCAAAAAGCAAGCCTGCATGGGCTTCAGGAGAAGAGGAGTATgggccaccaccaccacctggTCGAGGAGGCTTTTACCCCCCTCATCCTCCGCATCCTCCGCGCTTCCATCCCGAGCCTCCCTACGGAGGTCGCATGTCTTCTTACCCGCCTCCACCCCCACCGCCACCTCCACCCAGGCGACCAATGTATCCCGAGCGCAGCTACGGCGAACGCGAAGCCTACGGCGGCGGCGGGGTGGTGGATTATTATGAGAAATTCCGTGCTCGTCCTTACGGCGCACCGGGTTACGAAGACAGGCGCCCCGGGGCCATCCCTCCACCACCACCGCCGCCCCCACCTTCAGCGATGCCAAGAGAACGCGTCGGGATGGGTGCCCACGAAGGCTACGACCGACGGCCTATGCCCCATCCGCCTGCGCCCTACATGCAACGGGACCGCAGTCCCATTAGGCGAGCCCCCCACCCTCCTCCCCCGCCCGCCCCGGCAGCCGGAAACGGGTACTCGTACGAGCGCACCCGCTTCACCCCGCAGATGAAACCTCAGCCGTATGCGCCGCCACCGTACGCCAGGAACAACTATGCACAAGGTGGTCCCATTCCTGCGCCGCCGCAGCCTAGCTACGGCGGCTATCAGGCCCACGGAGTTTAACACGGAGGTGAGTACAAATCCTTGACCTCACAAGTTCCTCCGGGCAAAACGGGGTTTATGTGAGACTCATCCGAACCAAACTAGTAGATAAGACTCGTATGAAGTAGAATGGCGCTTTAGACCATCACTCGTCTCCCTCAGATCTAATAGAGCCATCCATGCAGTGCTAGCGAGCGGAAAACTATGCTGTTATAAAAACAAGCAGTCTTGCGTGAAACCCCTTCCTTGACGTGTGATATGCTCTCTCTCTCCAGGTTTAGAATATGTCAAGAACGCCGTCTGCTGATGCGCATGGTGCTATACGCCCCCCCCGCTCCCGCACGTCTTTGGTGGATTGCGTTGCGTTCGCCGGAGACTTACTGGAAGATACTCGATTGCGGACAGCGACGTTCTTATACAAAAACCAAACAGAAAAATCATGCGATTCCTTGTTGCATTCACGTACATTTCTGAGTTGTCAATGCCTTTTCTGTTGCTGTGTTACTCTTCAAATTATTCGTGTTTGGGTTTCAGTGCTCAGTTCGGTGTGACGCATTACAACACTGCTTTTCAATCTTTTTCAGTTTTCATGGCCTCTAGAATTACGTCATTAATACCATTCTTTAAAATGTTATATTCAATCTTTGTAAACAAGTATTGTAGCCTTTGTGTAGACTGATTTTGGTTTCCCAataagtttataaaaaaaaaaaggcgtcgGAGTGTTTATACACATACGCTTGTGTGGCGTTTAATAAAATAGTGGATTACTTGTACGCAtgtaaaatcaaaatttttagttTTCTCTTTATGCTTTGttcgtgtgtttttgttttctctcgcTGATATAGCAAGGTTGTGTATGGTTCTAGTtagattgccttttttttttccccctctcgtTTGAAGGATTTTTAATAAACAGATGAACAAACGTGACGAGTTTTAACTGTCAAGTCATTGCTCGTCGCAAGCGGAGATCATAATCGCTGCGTGGAGATGCTATCACTATCCTCATCGTTTTGAAGCTCGACAGTGGGTAGGTGTGGTCCAGCCCCGGTGCTGAgaattgacattcattttgtttaCACTCAATTCTGATCGCACGCTTTCCAAACTCCCTGCTTTTGGCgcttcaaaaagtaaaataagcatGCGATTAGAAGAGGCTCTTTTATGATCTTTAGGCATCTATTTATTAAATAAGATGACATTTATAGCCAGTTAGCCAAACTTAAGTATTCCTCTGCACGTGGTCACAGTCAGCGCTTTCAATGACTTTCTGATCAATAGATGAAGCAGTCTTATGAATTGGTGTTCTCAGTCTTTGCTCTTTTTAGGTTGTTAGACTCGCCCAGAGACCTCAAGCTCATGGTAGGTGCGACTTGAATGATGAGCCACACATGCCGGAGAGAGATCGGTTTCAGTTTAGTCCCAACTCTActgtttgctgttttttgttgttgtgtggtGTTAGCtgtttgaaaatgttattttcatttttgtaaatgGTCGTTTCCTTTTGTCTGCAGGCCCGACTACTGCCGGGAGTCGATTCGAGGTCTGCCGTTTTTGAGGGATGTGCACTGAAAGAAACCTGGGGACCCGATGACCTCGCAATTGAAGCTTTTGGAGAATTTTTTGATGTTCTTCACTCAGGGACACCAACACTACACATTTCAAGTTCATACATAGATTTTGCCACAGCGACGTGCCCTTTTTTATGAGGAAATATCCACtcgagaccttttttttctacccTTTTCATCGACTGCAGTTTTTGTGCCTCACCTACAGGGTGAAATACTTGACCATGAAGTAGTATTCATCCTGGACAAACTTGGATCTTTCAAATTAGACACTTCCGTATTTTATTGGATCGCTTGGAGGTTGATGGACAATGTTCACATTTTTAGCTTTgataagatcttttttttatgactgcTCTTTGTCCTCTTCCTTTGTGTAGATAAAGATGCTGTTAAATTCAATACtggttgtgattttttttttaatgcaagattTGAATGTCAAGACATGAATGACGAGTGTCAAAACATGGACATACCTGATTATAAAACACGAGTACAGTACTGTAACAATGCAATTTTTGGTTAGTAAAAATACCggagtgataaaaaaaaactacagcaaaTCAGAAACTCCAGAAGATGGGGGGTTGTCAAGTGAGGTGGACATGAGCGTCTCATCATTCTCCAGAGGGACCTGAACTTGTGGTATCGAATGTGCGCCCGTGTCCATGACTGGTAAAGTGGTGGGCTCGCATGTGCACGTTTCCCTGGAAGGAGGCACAGGCAGCAGCTCGAGCTCCACCTCAAAGCTCTGCTTGGCCTCACCGGCCTCCCTGATGATCAATATCTCGTACTCGCCGAACCGGACCAGGGCCTTACTCGGGAGATCCGCCCTTTCCAAGAAGTCCAGGCTTGTGCCGTTCACGTACACTTTGACCGTCTGAGACAGGTTCTGGATGCTGAACAGCATCTCGGGGCTGTCGGGTGTGCGGTAAGCTTGAAGGGTCAGCTGTTTGCGAGACACCCGGCGGTCAGCGAGGGCGAAGGTACAAGACTGGGCGTCACGTCCCAAGCGGAGAGACTCATCAGCCTGAAGTTTGATTCTGTTGCCCAGTGGAAGCAGACTGTAAAGACCTTTGCAACTCTGCTGTGAGTGGTAGAACTTGATGCGGAGACATGTCAGGAGGTCCTCTTCTGTCTCCATTGTCTGGGACACATCCATTGCGAAGAAATCTGAGACGAGagatgagttaaaaaataaataaatcataaaacacatttgtacgCAGCAGGTGCTGCTCTTACCTTATGTTGGCACTTATGTGTCGAGGTTTGTTGAAACGAGAACCAGGAAAACTGCTGCACAACGcaactttcttttttcctttttaagggGAGGTTGTCGTTCCTCCCTATGTCGTCACTCACGAGACGGGAGGGGTTTGGTGGGTTATGCTGCGTTCCAAGACGATTtgaaggggcggggggggggggggggagttgcaGGAAAGCAGTGCCCTGAGGGTGACTTCAAGtctgccacattttttttgttagtaatatATTTAGCGGAAGTAgaattgaaaatatgtttaagtGTCTCTTTAAATGTTATTGCACTGAAACAGTAttaattgttttgttacatAAGACATACAACTCTAACTTCTCCCTCGAACTTACCGCATATAACAGGATCAAATAGTATTAGACTGGTACCGTTTATTACTGTGCCTGTGAAACCAGCGGGGGGAAAAGGAAATTCCGTGATGGCGCAATTTGTTGCAAGGAAGTAACAGTAGTCTACACATTAATCCAACGAGAAGTCGTGCGTATCTGGTTTCTATAAGTACCACCAGATACCTCGAATTGAAATACACATGACATGACCACGACAAACGACACGTTGCTGATTAAGACTTAAACAttgattgcattattattattatttttaaataccgtTACATTGAATAGCCCATTTATATCACCCGAACAATAGGGGGCAGTGTAAGTAAGATGCTTCAGCAGGAAGCGGAAGTAGGGTTGTCATTCTTCTCGGACGCCGGATGCTGCACCAAACAAAAGGTAGGCAAGATCCCTTTttcttatattttaaaaagtatattgCAATGCCTTTgcatatatctttttttaagtaaaggGGGCTTTTAGTTTGTGTTCCAGTCGGTCGTACATgctttgtttaaaatacatGGCACAATTTGCACGCTAGCCGAAGCTAACAGATTCGGCTAACGTGAGTGGCTTACTATTTCTAAGAACAtgtaacataaataaaaatgacccaACTGTTGCACAACAAGCCGGACTGTTGTTTTAAACAATCGCTATGTGAATGGCAGAAATTTCGCATTATATATAGTGTAATATTGGTGTAAAAAAAGTAGCGCCGGGTTAAAtgaatggcagccattttgcggAGACAAAGGGTCCATTTACCACCGCCATTCATCGAAAACGCCTCTTAAAGTGTTTACGTTGTCCACTGGCACACACAAGCTGCAAAGATGGCacggtttgttttcatttgttttcaattttgaaaCAGATCGTTTAACATGGTGAAGATTTTTGTCGGGAACCTGCCCCAAGAGGCAACTGAGGAGGAAATCCAGGCCCTCTTCACGGAGCACGGCACAGTCACGGAATGCTCCATCGTCAAAAACTTCGCTTTCGTCCACATGGATGACCGCAGGGCTGCAACGAAAGCCATCAAGGCCCTGCATCTCCACAAGCTCCACGGCTCTGCGATCAACGTTGAGGCCAGCCACGGGAAGAACTACGGCGCGGTCAAGCTGCATGTGGCCAATGTGGAAAGGGGAATGGATGAAGAGCTCCGTACATTGTTTGAAGAGTATGGCAGGGTCACGGAATGTGCCATTATCAAGAATTTTGCTTTTGTGCATATGTCTAATTCTGATGAGGCCATGGATGCCATCCAGGGAATCGACAATACTGAATTTCATGGTAAGTGCTCCACATGGCGTGTCTGTGTCACAGTGTCGGCTATCCGTGTTTAACGCTTTCCCCCCTGTTGCATCCAGGTAAACGCATCCACGTGCAGATTTCCAAAAGTCGTCCTCGCGACGAGCAGGAGGAGTACCCTCCTCCCCCAGACGGTGGCTTTTGGCCCCCGCCTTTCCCAGGAAACAGGCCTGAGCCCCCCCCACCGGGCTTCATGAGAGGTCGCCCCATGGGTCCAGGTTACCCCGCCCCGCCTTtgccaccccctccccccaggCGAGCTGTGTACCCCGAGCGTCCTTACGAGGGCGATCGGAGCGGTTACGGCGTGGTTGATTACTATGAAAAGTACAGAGCCCGCCCTTACGGGATGGGTCCGGGCGGtccgccgccgccacctccgccgcctcctccccctcccGGCGTTGCGCGAGACCGTCTCATGAACCCGCCGCTCGACCCGTACGAGCGTCGGCCGCCTCCGCCCCCTCCTCCGTCGGCGTACTATGCCCGAGATCGCAGCCCTCACCGCCGAGCGCCAAACGAGGCCGTTCCTCCTAACGGTAACGGCTACGCCTACGAGCGCTCCCGTATCGCTCCCGTTACCCGGGTCCCGCCGTACGGAATTCCTCGACCCAGGGACCCCTATGCACCGCGACTGCCGCCTCCACCACCGCCGCCTGCACGCTACGCTTATTAAGCGCGGGCCCAGCATTTGAAGTTAAGGTGAGAATAGTCGGGAATGTAGAAGCCGAAATGTAAACGTGTCCCCACGCGATGTCGATGCAG
Protein-coding sequences here:
- the rbm4.3 gene encoding RNA-binding protein 4.3; protein product: MVKIFVGNLPQEATEEEIQALFTEHGTVTECSIVKNFAFVHMDDRRAATKAIKALHLHKLHGSAINVEASHGKNYGAVKLHVANVERGMDEELRTLFEEYGRVTECAIIKNFAFVHMSNSDEAMDAIQGIDNTEFHGKRIHVQISKSRPRDEQEEYPPPPDGGFWPPPFPGNRPEPPPPGFMRGRPMGPGYPAPPLPPPPPRRAVYPERPYEGDRSGYGVVDYYEKYRARPYGMGPGGPPPPPPPPPPPPGVARDRLMNPPLDPYERRPPPPPPPSAYYARDRSPHRRAPNEAVPPNGNGYAYERSRIAPVTRVPPYGIPRPRDPYAPRLPPPPPPPARYAY
- the LOC144035150 gene encoding RNA-binding protein 4.1-like, with the translated sequence MVKLFIGNLTEETGRDEIEALFTPYGTVTECAKYKNYAFVHMDDRKAATKAIRELNLYQLNGRPMNVEPSRGNNQGPVKIHIANVERGFEKELRELFEEYGTVSECAIVKNFAFVHMVNSDEAMDAIKGLDNTRFQGQNIHVQLSKSKPAWASGEEEYGPPPPPGRGGFYPPHPPHPPRFHPEPPYGGRMSSYPPPPPPPPPPRRPMYPERSYGEREAYGGGGVVDYYEKFRARPYGAPGYEDRRPGAIPPPPPPPPPSAMPRERVGMGAHEGYDRRPMPHPPAPYMQRDRSPIRRAPHPPPPPAPAAGNGYSYERTRFTPQMKPQPYAPPPYARNNYAQGGPIPAPPQPSYGGYQAHGV
- the tifa gene encoding TRAF-interacting protein with FHA domain-containing protein A; protein product: MDVSQTMETEEDLLTCLRIKFYHSQQSCKGLYSLLPLGNRIKLQADESLRLGRDAQSCTFALADRRVSRKQLTLQAYRTPDSPEMLFSIQNLSQTVKVYVNGTSLDFLERADLPSKALVRFGEYEILIIREAGEAKQSFEVELELLPVPPSRETCTCEPTTLPVMDTGAHSIPQVQVPLENDETLMSTSLDNPPSSGVSDLL